TTGCGCCAACTCGCGCGGATTTTGCTTGGCCTGTTTGGCGGTTCCCATCACGCCGTTGATCTGAAAATCGCCGAAATCGGCATTTTTGGCAGGCTGCAACACCACCGGCGCGCCGCCGATACCGGCAGCTTCAAAAGCTTTCGCCGCTTCTGCGGCGACGGTTTGGTATAAATTCATTTGATTTTCTCTAATCACTTCTAAACTATCGTCTGTTAAAGCCGTCTAACGCAAACTAACCGAACATTTCAATCGGCACGGCTGTTCCCTGTCAGGGCATAAAAATTCATTAAGGCGGTATTTTAAAATAAATTACCGATATGAAACACCTTTTTATATCGCTGCACCGGCCTGCCGGAAATGGAAATAATCGGCTGTTTGCCAGCAAAATAAACCGGCTTCAACAGCTTATGCGCAAAGAAAATGTACTTATAATGAAAAATTATTATTTATTAAATAAAAATTACTTATATAATCAATTTTGATTTAGAATTATGCAATTATGATAAATATTTCACTCATCAGCGAATCCGCCATCTGCTGCACGCTCCCTCCGCCTGCGGCTTTAGACAAACAGCAACGCTTATGGGTGTTTGCCGACCGTATCGGGCAGCTGGCCGAAACCGCCGAAGTCGTGGTCGGCATGAATAATCTGACCGTATTCATACAAGGCGGTACGGATATCCGCCGTTTTTCAGACGGCCTGCCGAAGCTGTGGCAGCAAACCCAAGCAGGCAACCATAAAGGCAAACATATCGATATCCCCGTGTATTACGGCGGAGAATACGGCCCGGATTTAGCCGAAGTTGCGGCTTACCATTCAACCGGAATCCGCGAAATCGTAAAGCGTCATACCGAACCGCTTTACACCGTATTCATGATGGGTTTTCAGCCCGGATTCCCGTATTTGGGCGGACTGCCCGAACATCTCCATACGCCGCGCCGCGACAATCCGCGTACTTCGCTGCCTGCCGGTTCGGTGGGTATCGGCGGCGTCCAAACCGGCATTTATCCTTTCGCTTCGCCGGGCGGTTGGCAGATTATCGGTCGCACCGAAACCGCTTTATTCCGTGCCGACCTTTATCCGCCTACCCTGTTGGCGGCAGGCGATACCGTGCGTTTTGTAGCGGAAAGGATTGAAGCATGATGTATATACGCTCCATTCAAGCCCACGCGCACATTCAGGATAACGGCCGCTACGGGCTGCGCCGCTACGGCATAGGCCATGCCGGTGCTATGGATATTCTGGCGCTGCAGGCCGGTAATACGCTATTGGGCAACGACGAAAATGCACCGGCCGTTGAAATTGCTTTGGGCGGTATGCGTATCGAATTCGGTTGCGACACGGTTTTCTGCCTGACCGGTGCGCTCTATGAGGCGGAATTGGACGGACAAGCCATCCATTCTTATTGGCGCTACCCCGTCAAACGCGGACAAACTCTGACACTGACCCGTGCCATACAAGGTATGTACGGTTATCTGTGCGTGGCAGGCGGCGTTGAAGTACCTGAAGTTTTGGGCTCGCGCAGCACGGATTTGAAAGCAGGCTTCGGCGGCTTTAACGGCAGACTGCTGCAAAGCGGTGACGAACTCCCCATCCGCCCTGCCGACTTTTCATGCAAACCGTTAGGTATTGCGCCCATCGCGTTCACCAAAACCATACATGCCCTGCCGTCTTCGGAATACGGGCATTTTACCCTGCGCAGCCATTACCGTTTTTGGCAGAACCTATGGACATTGCAAAGCGACAGCAACCGCATGGGCTACCGCTTCGATGGCGACGGCTTGGAATTGTCCCAGCCTTTGGAAATGTTGTCGCATGCAGTGCAGGCCGGAACCGTCCAAGTGCCGCCCAACGGCAAACCCATTATTTTGATGGCCGATGCGCAAACGACCGGCGGTTATCCTAAAATTGCCAGCATTGCCGCTGCAGACTTAGGCAGATTGGCACAAAACCGATTCGGCAGCAAAATCCATTTCCGCATGGTCAGCCACCATGAAGCGGCGCAACTG
Above is a genomic segment from Neisseria weaveri containing:
- the pxpB gene encoding 5-oxoprolinase subunit PxpB — translated: MINISLISESAICCTLPPPAALDKQQRLWVFADRIGQLAETAEVVVGMNNLTVFIQGGTDIRRFSDGLPKLWQQTQAGNHKGKHIDIPVYYGGEYGPDLAEVAAYHSTGIREIVKRHTEPLYTVFMMGFQPGFPYLGGLPEHLHTPRRDNPRTSLPAGSVGIGGVQTGIYPFASPGGWQIIGRTETALFRADLYPPTLLAAGDTVRFVAERIEA
- a CDS encoding 5-oxoprolinase subunit C family protein; translated protein: MMYIRSIQAHAHIQDNGRYGLRRYGIGHAGAMDILALQAGNTLLGNDENAPAVEIALGGMRIEFGCDTVFCLTGALYEAELDGQAIHSYWRYPVKRGQTLTLTRAIQGMYGYLCVAGGVEVPEVLGSRSTDLKAGFGGFNGRLLQSGDELPIRPADFSCKPLGIAPIAFTKTIHALPSSEYGHFTLRSHYRFWQNLWTLQSDSNRMGYRFDGDGLELSQPLEMLSHAVQAGTVQVPPNGKPIILMADAQTTGGYPKIASIAAADLGRLAQNRFGSKIHFRMVSHHEAAQLQQKNRIYLNQIKRIVEHAR